The window TGAAAATTAGCAAAGcaataaattatttacaCGAAAttcacacttttttttgttattatcgaTAATTCCCAATATTTGTTAATACTCGAGATATGTATTTTGTGTAGTACTCTGGtacttgttttgtttttgtattcgtgtgtgtctgtgtgtgtgtttatcccatttttacaaatttttttttatttattttaatgtGTAGAAAGCGATTTAGATCCAggtttgaataaatttaattttgttgtgCTGCTTTTGTTTCAGTCGCTCAATTTCAGTCGACTAATAAGAAGCACCAcatcgcacacacacacacacacgcacatatCCATTGCATATAACCATCATTTAATTCACTTGATAGTGGTGTTCCagtttcgaatttttttttatttatttaaaacgTTCAATTAAAATAGATCCCGGGACAATGATAGTAGgtatcctttttttttcttgttgttggctCACTGTTTTAATGATTGTGTGTATGACAGTGGCTGCAGAGACAATGATCGGTTTAGAgcttcaatttttaaaatgcaatgaatatattttcaaattactTTGTGCgttattctgttgtttttactgttgtttggttgattCACGATGCAAATAATGATCCCgggtatttttttatttttattttttgttagtTTGCTCACTATTTGATAATATATGCATGAACATTTTTATCTGGCATCGGTTCTAAATGATGCATCGGAAATACTTGgatgaaatcattttgaaattcagCTTCAGCTGAACccattggtggtggtgatgatgaacctaATGGATGATGTTGACCCATTTGATGTGATGAATTGATTCCTCCTTGCGATGTCAAACTAGTTATGGTTTGTTGATTGTATGGTTGTCGTAGACGCTGGTAACgtacaatcaaaacaaatgttCCAATTAGAATGACCAGTACCAATATGCTGATCAATACGACCGTTATAAGCCAAGATGAAGAATTCGTACGATCATTATCTGGATCGCATATTGGCCGCACACGATGTGGTTGTCCATCAATTATCACTGTGGCTTGATCATGTTTAAGCTCATGGCCCGAAATACATTTACACATATGAATGGTTCGATTGATGCCACCAGCAACATTTTCGACAGTTAATTGACATTCACTATAATCTACAATACACTGTATATCACTTATACAACGTTCATCCAATTGTGCTACATGTAGACATGTCATTGCCAAATGTGTAATGTACGAACGATTCACAAAACTATCTACCTGGACGAAATTCGGTTTgcattgacattttttgcTCACTAAATTACATTGTGTATTATCAAATGGACAATCAGTTGTCTGGGAACATGGTGCACGATATAAtgcctgttgttgttgatttctaCGATAACTTCCGGCACGATGTTCACAGTTGACTAATATGGATTGATATCCAACAATAACCACCAATAATAAGCCTGTCAATAAATGGCCATAAAACATTGCTGCTGccgctgatgatgatgatgacggtaacatgatcatcattttgatcaatgtttGCTTCAATCCAAAACTAATGGCTTTTGAcgacttttgttgttgttgttgttctccATCACATTGTGGTGGTGATATGtgacaatcaatcatcaatgatgaatcatgGATGGATATTGGTTGTAGTGGTGATGACGAggatttcatttaaaaatttaaattatcaatcaattattgattattgattatagATCATGATGcaccgaattttttttcaaaccaCCACCGTCGTCACGATTGTTTAATTGGTATTTTCTAGGCCAAATTTTCACAAAACACAAATTaaattaacaaacaaacaaacaagcgaAGAAagtattgaaaaatcaacaaattcaattatggatcatttttatctAATAAACCACCGACTGTCATATCACGTACACACAtgatctatgatgatgatgatgatgatgattggagaATTATGGCAATATAATGATGTATGTAGGAAACGTTTGCTTTTTGGTTGAACATTAATTGTCACTTTAGTTCTtaaatgacaaacaacaacttAATTTTCCTCAAtagtcatttcattttatcaaagccaaaatgttgttgtgtgacgaaaaaaatttttttttttttttcaaaattaaactAAAGCCGCCAACTTGCGAATTCAAGAGCAGAGTTTCGTTGTCGTTTgcaatggaatgaatgaagcaTACCTcctttttgtatttgttgtgtGTTTCATCAATTCACACAACTAGGTCTGGCTATAAAAATGACTATAGCATCTATCAACTAACCAACCGATTTCAGGATTATATATTATGAACCATCAACCACTAGAAGCACTAACCATTCTCTGTCGCTATGTGTAAGTGTGTTTGAAATACAGCTAATGGCCCATTGTCTATTGACATTGACTACTACTGTTTTGCTTCTCTTTCTTTAGTTGAAAACTGGGACCTTTTGCcagcccaaaaaaaaaaatatataaccattcactgtttttttatttccaacgttgtttgtttgtttgttacagAGTTTGAAcagatttttatatttgcaCTAATGCCAGAATGTACACATTCAATGAGATCACATAGTTTCAGGACataaaaaaagcaaaaaaaaaaattatgacaaaaaaaataaaaaaaagaaaaacgatgatttcttttcattgaatcaaaattgtttattatgaGTTATGTAATGATATAGATTGTATTTGTGTGCTTGTctccttgttgttgttgttgtaatattttttttttgattgccaTCGACTTCTTGCTACATTTAGCGTTAGTGAGAGGCtttataaaaatagaaatcgttttcgtttttccaCTATGCATCTCATTTGAAcaagtttcttttttttcaccaaaaaaaaaaaaaacaacaacaacaacaacaacgatgatgatgataagtcGCACTTAATGTCAAAAACAGAATTctgattcaaaacaaaagttATCCTAAAATGGCAGCTTCACTGCCTTAATTGAAACATTTAGATCTATGCTACGCCAGACGACAGGTATCGATCCGATTGGAATttattaagaatttttttcctttcattgtgaattaatgataatttttttttattggctTAAATTGACAATTCATTCCGTTGATTCCCAAGTGATTTGAtccgaaaatgaaaattatttttttttttttggcttctTCATCAATGTGCATCCATTCAACATTTAATTGTTCTGTCTGGTTTATAATTCTATCATCGTGGATACACAATATTGGTCTCACCATTTCATAACTTGTgataatcattgtcatcaatatGTCTACGAGATTCTAGTTTACTTTATTCTACTGCTGAAAATGTAGTAGGAAATtcaagcaaagaaaaaagtttgcAACAAAACTTTCTCTCTGTTGGTTCAGTTTTTGGCTTGTTTGCAAAAATAATTGTTTGACATTCCTTgtttgacacacacacacacaaggaATACCAGAGAGTATCATTCAATATCATTCTTATTTATAGGagccatacacacacacaaggcaacaaaaaaagtgatgCAAAACAATTACTCGATGAAAGagtgaacagaaaaaaattgcttcCAATTTCCCGAATtctatcatttcattcattgattcattcatatttttttcctcatcatcacacCAAATGATTCCCGAAACTCACgggcattcattcatctttgTCCGATGAAATGCAatagttagttagttagttggttggttggttgatcgattgtttgttttttgttttttgttgttgttgttgttatcgaaAATATTGAGTGAAAAAttgttagaaaaaaaaatctgcttGCCGCTTTTTTTCGCTGTTTTCACATGGAATTATAAtgtgaaattaattttttttaaacataaacacaaccaaccaaataaataataaaataaacagcAACATTACACAAAcagattgatcaatattgatcGTGGATCCATTACATGCATTCTACTATCCCATATGTACTCCATACACCACTATAAACCAATTAGGGTAatagtgaaaacaaaacaaaaaacaaaacaaaatagaatAATGATTCTATGGCTCCATACTGATAAAACACTATTGCGATTTTAATACTTTAAGTAGTTGTGCATCAATGCAATGgcaataaacaataaaacaacaacgaaagaAAGAACATATCATTTGTATATCATGCAACCAttctttgattattttaGATTATTCCACATACATAgcgaaaaaagaagaagaaatcagatttattttttctctttagatagatatatatatatagacgCACAAATAACCGATTCTATTGTGTTCCATTTGgaattggaaatgaaattccaTTCTCACAAACAatgtagtgtgtgtgtgtgtgtggtatatggtccaatcattgattttcaatgagctctctctttctcactCTCTTTACAAACACATCATATTTGCCTgttatgattttgataataaaaaataaagtgaaaaaaaaattggaaaaaaagaaagaaccATGGTTATGAcggtttgatttttttgttcaatttttctctcaatCCACTTACGTATGTAGTAATGTTATATTAGCCATATCAAAAACACAGAGAATTATGTCAAAAATTAGAAGCTTCttatgtgaatgaatatgaaatggcaaaagaaaagagattttctaaatttcaaacaacaatcattttgtCAATAGATTTTTTCTGACAGTAAATGTAAAATGTTTGCgatacacgcacacatacacagtgttattattattgttattttagTGCAAAACGATATGTCCTTATTATAGGGATAACAGTCttatttctctctttttttt of the Dermatophagoides farinae isolate YC_2012a chromosome 1, ASM2471394v1, whole genome shotgun sequence genome contains:
- the LOC124492699 gene encoding uncharacterized protein LOC124492699; its protein translation is MKSSSSPLQPISIHDSSLMIDCHISPPQCDGEQQQQQKSSKAISFGLKQTLIKMMIMLPSSSSSAAAAMFYGHLLTGLLLVVIVGYQSILVNCEHRAGSYRRNQQQQALYRAPCSQTTDCPFDNTQCNLVSKKCQCKPNFVQVDSFVNRSYITHLAMTCLHVAQLDERCISDIQCIVDYSECQLTVENVAGGINRTIHMCKCISGHELKHDQATVIIDGQPHRVRPICDPDNDRTNSSSWLITVVLISILVLVILIGTFVLIVRYQRLRQPYNQQTITSLTSQGGINSSHQMGQHHPLGSSSPPPMGSAEAEFQNDFIQVFPMHHLEPMPDKNVHAYIIK